Proteins encoded together in one Anopheles darlingi chromosome 3, idAnoDarlMG_H_01, whole genome shotgun sequence window:
- the LOC125955998 gene encoding uncharacterized protein LOC125955998 — translation MSSVMGTSTKPQRKQPKMLLRSTSFQKLCSIPCNFKLEIVRTYQEHIKTVINFLKVVARAYLVSICLRLLSTIIIATKVAKIRNLLMKRRPTTITHESKATQMNPSPTVRAKSSSHFPGSRVATSGLLELYLATAQLILTYSCILYMGFQISFLFYILWWSSNVPFGLIFLVLGLTYMGFILGKIALNGKFCLA, via the exons ATGTCGTCAGTAATGGGAACCTCGACCAAACCACAGCGCAAGCAGCCGAAAATGCTGTTGCGAAGCACATCATTTCAAAAGTTGTGCTCCATTCCGTGCAACTTTAAACTGGAAA TAGTGCGAACCTATCAGGAGCACATAAAAACGGTTATAAATTTTCTCAAGGTTGTAGCTAGAGCATACCTGGTGTCCATCTGCTTAAGGCTATTATCAACCATTATCATCGCTACGAAAGTTGCAAAGATTCGGAATCTCTTGATG AAAAGGCGCCCCACAACAATCACACATGAATCGAAAGCAACTCAAATGAATCCCTCCCCAACAGTACGCGCTAAATCGTCCAGCCACTTTCCTGGTTCACGGGTTGCAACATCAGGATTGTTGGAATTGTACCTTGCCACAGCCCAactgatcttaacctattcgtGCATCTTGTACATGGGATTTCAAATCTCGTTcctgttttacattttatggTGGTCTTCAAATGTCCCCTTCGGGCTAATTTTCCTCGTGCTCGGTCTCACTTACATGGGATTTATCCTTGGCAAG ATTGCGCTCAATGGAAAGTTCTGCTTAGCGTAA
- the LOC125955995 gene encoding mucolipin-3-like: MNIYSATISNDVEESSVPAGGSGSSGINNAVIDESRMRPIRPSIATQRTSDSSSENDMVTETTKNNPPDAAEGIVESPVLQDTRITDMEERLRRKLQFFFMNPIEKWEAKRRFPYKFVVQVIKIVLVTLQLCLFAHSRYTHVNYTWDNTVTFSHLFLRGWDITMEVNNYPPETGPLSVYVMDEFFRTIDYAAAGYKNLPQAIGPYSYPTEDNTMAPMSLCLYRYKDGTIFGFNESYVFNPEIDTLCVNLYQNVTVNGSQAYLHEKDIHINFSALVKAELRFAIKTVNFKAAGPITAPDCYRFDILIFFNNQDHDGQMTLRLEAEPTRLVCHGDVEFIKNSQIDDALRSLLNILVIIICLVSFGLCTRAIFRAQLLRFTTCDFFKQAYGKELSSEGKWEFVNMWYIMIVFNDVLLIIGSALKEEIERKHFIADDWNVCSLLLGVGNSLVWFGVLRYLGFFKTYNVVILTLKKAAPKISRFLLCALLIYAGFTFCGWLVLGPYHIKFRSLSTTSECLFALINGDDMFATFSIMSEKSLMLWWFCRIYLYTFTSLYIYVVLSLFISVIMDAYDTIKKYYKDGFPQSDLRQFVGPLTPTDFSSGVFREHEDYEMETMSFRDVIKRLFCGCSSTLGRSGGPTGYTSLLPKASTSYINN, from the coding sequence ATGAATATTTACTCGGCCACAATCTCCAACGACGTCGAAGAAAGTAGTGTACCTGCTGGTGGAAGCGGTAGTAGTGGGATTAACAACGCAGTGATTGATGAGTCAAGGATGAGGCCGATCCGCCCGAGTATCGCGACGCAGCGGACTAGCGACAGCAGTAGCGAAAACGATATGGTGACGGAAACAACAAAGAACAACCCCCCGGATGCGGCCGAGGGCATCGTGGAATCGCCCGTACTGCAGGATACCCGCATTACCGACATGGAGGAGCGCCTGCGGCGCAAGCTGCAGTTTTTCTTCATGAATCCGATCGAAAAGTGGGAAGCGAAAAGACGATTTCCGTACAAATTCGTGGTGCAGGTGATCAAAATCGTGCTCGTCACGCTCCAGTTGTGCCTGTTTGCACATTCGCGATACACGCACGTAAATTATACGTGGGACAATACGGTGACATTCTCGCATCTGTTTCTGCGCGGCTGGGACATCACAATGGAAGTCAACAACTATCCGCCCGAAACTGGACCACTCTCCGTGTATGTGATGGACGAGTTCTTCCGAACCATCGACTACGCCGCCGCGGGGTACAAAAATCTACCCCAAGCCATCGGACCTTACTCGTACCCAACCGAGGACAACACGATGGCCCCGATGAGCCTCTGTCTGTACCGCTACAAGGACGGTACAATCTTCGGGTTCAACGAAAGCTACGTCTTCAATCCGGAGATTGACACGCTATGTGTGAACCTGTACCAGAACGTCACCGTGAACGGGTCGCAGGCTTACCTGCATGAAAAGGACATCCACATCAACTTTTCGGCGCTCGTGAAGGCCGAGCTGCGGTTTGCCATCAAGACGGTCAACTTCAAGGCCGCCGGACCGATAACGGCACCTGATTGCTATCGGTTCGATATACTGATCTTCTTCAACAATCAGGATCACGATGGACAAATGACGCTGCGGCTGGAAGCCGAACCGACGCGGCTCGTTTGCCACGGCGATGTGGAGTTTATCAAAAACTCGCAAATAGATGATGCACTGCGCAGTCTGCTGAACATTCTCGTGATCATCATTTGCCTGGTGTCGTTCGGGCTCTGCACGAGGGCGATCTTTCGCGCCCAACTACTGCGCTTCACGACCTGTGACTTCTTCAAGCAGGCGTACGGCAAGGAGCTGAGCAGCGAGGGCAAGTGGGAGTTTGTGAACATGTGGTACATCATGATCGTGTTCAACGATGTTCTGCTGATCATTGGTTCGGCCTTGAAAGAGGAGATCGAGAGGAAACACTTCATCGCGGACGACTGGAACGTGTGCTCCTTGCTGCTGGGCGTCGGTAATTCCCTCGTCTGGTTCGGCGTGCTGCGTTACTTGGGATTCTTCAAAACGTACAATGTCGTCATACTGACACTCAAGAAGGCAGCCCCGAAGATCAGCCGGTTTCTGCTGTGCGCGCTGCTCATCTACGCCGGCTTTACCTTCTGCGGCTGGCTAGTACTTGGACCGTACCACATCAAGTTCCGGTCGCTGTCTACCACCTCCGAGTGTCTGTTCGCCCTCATCAATGGAGACGACATGTTTGCCACCTTTTCGATTATGTCCGAGAAGTCGCTGATGCTGTGGTGGTTCTGTCGTATCTATCTGTACACGTTCACTAGTCTGTACATATACGTTGTGCTGTCGCTGTTCATTTCCGTAATTATGGATGCGTACGATACGATCAAGAAGTATTATAAAGATGGTTTTCCGCAGTCGGATTTGCGTCAGTTCGTTGGACCGCTCACGCCGACCGATTTTTCCAGTGGCGTGTTTCGTGAACACGAAGACTACGAGATGGAAACTATGTCCTTTCGGGACGTGATCAAGCGACTTTTCTGTGGCTGTAGTAGTACGCTGGGTAGGAGTGGTGGACCCACCGGCTATACGTCCCTGTTACCGAAGGCATCCACTAGCTACATCAACAATTAG